The genomic interval TCGGCGCGAAGGGCATCAAGATCACGGTGCTCGACGAGAAGCAGCTCGCGTCCGGCGGGTACGGCGGGATCTCGGGCGTGGGCCAGGGGTCGGCGCGGCCACCGCGCCTGGTCAAGCTCGCCTACACGCCGCCGAAGGCCTCGTCGCGGGTGGCGCTGGTCGGCAAGGGCATCACGTTCGACACGGGTGGCATCTCCCTCAAGCCACCGGCCGGCATGCACGCGATGACCTCGGACATGTCGGGGGCGGCCGCCGTGCTGCACACGGTCATCGCGACGGCGCGCCTCGGGCTTCCCGTGGCCGTGACCGGCTACCTGTGCCTCGCGGAGAACATGCCGGGCGGCAACGCGCAGCGCCCTGGCGACGTCGTCCGGATACGCGGTGGCAAGACGGTCGAGATCACGAACACGGACGCCGAGGGGCGCCTGGTCATGGCCGACGGGCTCGTCTCCGCCGTCGAGGACGGGCACGACGTCGTCCTCGACATCGCAACGCTCACGGGCGCGCAGGTCGTCGCGCTCGGCAACCGCGTGTCGGGCGTGCTGGGTGACGACGACGTGCGCGACGCGGTCAAGGCCGCTGCCGACACGGCGGGCGAGTCGTTCTGGGCCATGCCGATGCCCGAGGAGCTCAAGGCCGGGCTCAAGTCGAACGTCGCCGACATGGTCAACTCGGCGGCCGACCGTGCGGGCGGGATGCTCTTCGCCGCGATCTTCCTCAAGGAGTTCGTCGGAGCGACCCCGTGGGCGCACCTCGACATCGCCGGTCCCGCGTTCAACGAGAAGGCGGCGTACGGGTACACCTCCGTGGGCGGCACCGGCGTCGGCGTGCGAACTCTGCTGGCCTACCTGGAGGAGCGCGCGCGCTGAGCATTCGAGAACACGTGGTCTGACCTCTAACCTGCGCGTTCATTTGTTCTGAGCGTCACAGCATCGACGGCTCAGAAGGATTGGGGAGCACCCCGGCGTAGTGACAAGATGACTCGCAGTGCCCTCGTGCACCAGGCCCGCGACGGCCTGACAACCGATCGAAGGAGACCCCACAGGTCATGTCTGAGAACGTGCAGCTGCCCGCCCTGGGCGAGTCCGTCACCGAAGGCACCGTCACCCGCTGGCTCAAGCAGGTCGGCGACACCGTCGCAGTCGACGAGCCGCTGCTCGAGGTCTCCACCGACAAGGTCGACACCGAGATCCCCTCGCCCATCGCGGGGGTGCTCGAGCAGATCCTGGTCGAGGAGGACGAGACGGTCGAGGTCGGCGCCACGCTGGCCGTCATCGGCGACGGGTCGGGTGCGGGTTCTGCGCCCGCAGCCCCTGCCGCCGAGCCCGCCGCCGAGGCTCCTGCCGCGCCCGTCGCAGCCCCCGAGCCCACGCCGGTCGCACCGGTTGCGCCTGCACCTGTCGAGGCTCCTGCCCCGGCCGGCGGCGGCACCGAGGTGACGCTGCCCGCCCTGGGTGAATCCGTCACCGAGGGCACCGTGACGCGCTGGCTCAAGCAGGTCGGCGAGACGGTCGCGGTCGACGAGCCGCTGCTCGAGGTCTCCACCGACAAGGTCGACACCGAGATCCCCTCACCCGTCGCGGGCACCGTGCAGCAGATCCTCGTCAACGAGGACGACACCGTCGAGGTCGGCGCCGTGCTGGCAGTCGTCGGCTCGGGAGCGCCCGCCGCACCCGTCACGCCCGCGCCCGCACCGGCTGCTCCTGCACCGGCTGCTCCTGCACCGGCTGCTCCCGCACCGGCTCCCGCCCCTGCGCCCGCACCGGCAGCGCCGGCACCTGCCGCACCCGCCCCGGCGGCACCGGCCGCCGTCGCGGTCGACAGCAAGTCGTACCTGACACCGCTCGTGCGCAAGCTCGCCGCAGACAAGGGCGTGGACGTCGCCACCATCGTCGGCACCGGCGTCGGCGGGCGCATCCGCAAGGAGGACGTGCTCGCCGCAGCAGAGAAGGCTGCCGCGCCGGCCCCCGCGGCTCCGGCCGCCCCGGTTCCGGCCGCCGCAGCACCGTCCGCCCCGGCTGCCAAGGCACCGACCATCCCCGCTCCGTCCCCGCTGCGCGGCACGACCGAGAAGATGTCGCGCCTGCGCAAGATCGTCGCCGAGCGCATGGTCGAGGCGCTGCACACGCAGGCCCAGCTGACGACCGTGGTCGAGGTGGACGTCACCAAGGTCGCCAAGCTCCGGGCGAAGGCCAAGGAGTCGTTCAAGGCGCGCGAGGGCGCGAACCTGACGTTCCTGCCCTTCTACACGCTCGCCGCCGTCGAGGCGCTCAAGGCGTTCCCGAAGATCAACGCGTCGATCGACCCCGAGAAGGGCGAGATCACCTACCACGCGTCGGAGAACGTGGGCATCGCCGTGGACACCGAGCGGGGCCTCGTGGTGCCGGTCGTCAAGAACGCGGGCGACCTCAACCTCGCCGGCCTGGCCCGCCAGATCGGCGACCTGGGCGCACGCACCCGGGCCAACAAGGTGGGACCGGACGAGCTGTCGGGTGCGACCTTCACCATCACGAACACCGGCTCGGGCGGTGCGCTCATCGACACCCCGATCGTCCCGGGTGGGCAGGTCGCGATCCTCGGCACCGGCACGATCACCAAGAAGCCGGCTGTCATCACGGTCGACGGCGAGGAGACCATCGCCATCCGCCAGTTCGCGTACCTCTTCCTGTCCTACGACCACCGTCTGGTCGACGGCGCGGACGCCGCCCGCTTCCTCACGGCCGTCAAGGCTCGCATCGAGGAGGGCGCCTTCGAGTCCGAGGTCGGCCTCTGAGGACCACACGCACGCCGACGACGCCGCCGTTCCCCCGGGGACCGGCGGCGTCGCCGTCTCCGCCCGCCTGCGGTTCAGCGCTCAGCGAGGGGTGTGGCGGATCTCGACGACGGGGAGGCGAAGCGCCGCGGGAGCCGTCGGCGGGACCACCGGCGCCACGGGCCGGACGGGCGACACCCGCACATAGCCGGTGCCCTGGGGTGGGCGCGGGTCGGCGTCGCCGCGGTTGGGCCACATCGCGAACGCCCTCTCCGCCTGGGCGGTGATCGTCAGCGACGGGTTGACGCCCAGGTTGGCGGTGACCGACGACCCGTCGACCACGTGCAGGCCCGCGTAGCCGTGCACGCGGTGGTACGGGTCGACGACGCCGTCGGCCGGCGTCGCACCGATCGTGCAGCCACCGATGATGTGCGCCGTCATCGGGACGTCGAACGGGTCGCCGACGGACCCGCCCGGGTGCCCGCCCATGACGGCGGCCATGCGCCGCACCGCATCGTGTGCCTGCGGGATCCAGGCCGGGTTCGGCTCACCGGTTCCCTGCCGCGAGGTGAGCCGCCGCCCGAGCGGACCCCGGCGCGTGAACGTGGTCAGCGAGTTGTCGCGCGCCTGCATGACCAGCGCGATGACCGTCCGCTCGGACCAGCGGCGCAGGTCGACGATGTCCCTCAGTACCCGGCGCTGCCGCCACAGCTCACCCAGCCACCGACGCCAGCGCGGCCCCTCGCCCGGGCCCGTGCCGTCGACCAGCACGGTCTGCAGGAGGCCCATCGCGTTGGAGCGGTGCCCGTACCGCACCGGTTCGATGTGCGTCGCAGGATCGGGGTAGAACGACGACGTGATGGCGACGCCACGCGAGTAGTCGGGCGCCCGCCGCGTCCGGTCACGGCGCCCGCCCGTCGTCAGCGGCCCGCGCCGGGGCACCATCGCACCGAGCAGCGCCTCCGAGTTGGTGCGGGTCAGGTGCCCGAGCCGTTCGGACAGGTGCGGAAGCCGTCCGGTGTCGCGCATCGCGTGCAGCAACGTCTGGGTGCCGAGCGTGCCCGCGGCAAGGACCACCTGCCGGGCGGTGAACCGCCGCCCCCGCCCGGGGCGCCCGGTG from Xylanimonas allomyrinae carries:
- a CDS encoding leucyl aminopeptidase translates to MADLTLSGKNPTALKVDALVVGTCKTSDGLAVVADQLPSDLVHQIETLAPQLGLTGARDEVRRLPASGVKASVLVLSGLGEREADGTFAAETLRRAAGAAVRELAGTASVAVALPTATEADLTAVVEGALLGAYAFTAYRAGDAAAKQAAVSTIELVTPFARSARAKAAAERARVVADAVHGARDLINTPPNDLFPGAFVEAARAAVKELGAKGIKITVLDEKQLASGGYGGISGVGQGSARPPRLVKLAYTPPKASSRVALVGKGITFDTGGISLKPPAGMHAMTSDMSGAAAVLHTVIATARLGLPVAVTGYLCLAENMPGGNAQRPGDVVRIRGGKTVEITNTDAEGRLVMADGLVSAVEDGHDVVLDIATLTGAQVVALGNRVSGVLGDDDVRDAVKAAADTAGESFWAMPMPEELKAGLKSNVADMVNSAADRAGGMLFAAIFLKEFVGATPWAHLDIAGPAFNEKAAYGYTSVGGTGVGVRTLLAYLEERAR
- the sucB gene encoding 2-oxoglutarate dehydrogenase, E2 component, dihydrolipoamide succinyltransferase → MSENVQLPALGESVTEGTVTRWLKQVGDTVAVDEPLLEVSTDKVDTEIPSPIAGVLEQILVEEDETVEVGATLAVIGDGSGAGSAPAAPAAEPAAEAPAAPVAAPEPTPVAPVAPAPVEAPAPAGGGTEVTLPALGESVTEGTVTRWLKQVGETVAVDEPLLEVSTDKVDTEIPSPVAGTVQQILVNEDDTVEVGAVLAVVGSGAPAAPVTPAPAPAAPAPAAPAPAAPAPAPAPAPAPAAPAPAAPAPAAPAAVAVDSKSYLTPLVRKLAADKGVDVATIVGTGVGGRIRKEDVLAAAEKAAAPAPAAPAAPVPAAAAPSAPAAKAPTIPAPSPLRGTTEKMSRLRKIVAERMVEALHTQAQLTTVVEVDVTKVAKLRAKAKESFKAREGANLTFLPFYTLAAVEALKAFPKINASIDPEKGEITYHASENVGIAVDTERGLVVPVVKNAGDLNLAGLARQIGDLGARTRANKVGPDELSGATFTITNTGSGGALIDTPIVPGGQVAILGTGTITKKPAVITVDGEETIAIRQFAYLFLSYDHRLVDGADAARFLTAVKARIEEGAFESEVGL
- a CDS encoding FAD-dependent oxidoreductase translates to MGHPGTEQTRVAQTKNLPARSRRTHTVPPRTRPAGRWGYDYDVLVVGSGFGGSVAALRLTEKGYRVGVVEAGRRFADDEFAASSWRLRSFLWAPALGCFGIQRVRLLRDVLVLAGAGVGGGSLVYANTLYRPLEPFFADPAWAHLTDWKAELDPYYDQAERMLGSVHFPGHTPADDVVRQVAEQMGAGSTFRHANVGVFFGADGTVEPGRTVPDPFFGGVGPARTGCTQCGECMTGCRHGAKNTLVKNYLYLAERAGAQVHPLTTVTAVAPLAGRDGFTVETRHTGRPGRGRRFTARQVVLAAGTLGTQTLLHAMRDTGRLPHLSERLGHLTRTNSEALLGAMVPRRGPLTTGGRRDRTRRAPDYSRGVAITSSFYPDPATHIEPVRYGHRSNAMGLLQTVLVDGTGPGEGPRWRRWLGELWRQRRVLRDIVDLRRWSERTVIALVMQARDNSLTTFTRRGPLGRRLTSRQGTGEPNPAWIPQAHDAVRRMAAVMGGHPGGSVGDPFDVPMTAHIIGGCTIGATPADGVVDPYHRVHGYAGLHVVDGSSVTANLGVNPSLTITAQAERAFAMWPNRGDADPRPPQGTGYVRVSPVRPVAPVVPPTAPAALRLPVVEIRHTPR